In the Brevundimonas sp. LM2 genome, TGCCTCTACTGCATGGCCGAGACCCCGGTCTTCCTGCCCAAGGCCGACCTTCTCAGTCTGGAAGAGCTCGAGCGGATGTGCGGGGCCTTCATCGATCTGGGCTGTCGCCGGATCCGCTTGACCGGCGGCGAGCCCCTGGTCCGCAAGGGCATGATGGATCTGGTCGCCGCCCTGTCCCGCCGCCTCAGGGCCGGAGATCTGGAAGAGATTACCCTCACCACCAACGGCACCCAGCTCGCGCGGCACGCCGAGACCCTGGCCGGTTACGGCGTGCGCCGCATCAATGTCTCGCTGGACACCCTGGACCCGGACAAGTTCCGGCGCATCACCCGCGGCGGTGATCTGCGGGTCGTGATGGACGGGCTGGACGCGGCGCGGCAGGCGGGCCTGAAGCTCAAGATCAACACCGTCGCCCTGAAGGGCGACAACGCCGACGAACTGCCCGACCTGATCCGCTGGGCGCACGGTCTGGGCATGGACCTCACCCTGATCGAGACCATGCCGCTGGGCGAGATCGGCGCCGATCGCACCGACCAGTACCTGTCCCTCGCCACCGTCCGCGAGGCCTTGGGCCGGTTCTGGACCCTGACCCCCTCGACCCGGCGCACCAGCGGCCCCGCCCGCTATATGAAGGTGGAGGAGACCGGAGGGACGCTCGGGTTCATCACCCCGATGAGCCATCAGTTCTGCGAGGCGTGCAACCGGGTGCGCGTGACCTGCACCGGCCAGCTCTTCCTCTGCCTCGGACAGGACGATCAGGCGGATCTGCGTCAGGTGCTGCGCGATCACGCGGGTGACGACGCACCGGTTCGCGCGGCGATCCGCGCCGCGATCGCCCACAAGCCCAAGGGGCACGATTTCAGGATCGACCGCCCGGGCGCCGCGCCGGCGGTCATGCGCACCATGTCGATGACCGGAGGCTGAGATGGCGGTCGTAAAATTGTTCGGCACGATCGGCGACATCGCCGGCTGGTCCGAAGCCCGGCTCGACGGCGCCACCCTGGGCGATATCAAGGCCGCCGCGGCCCGCGACAATGCGCGCCTCGCGGAGCGGCTCGATCATCCGTCCACCCTGGTCATCCTCAACACCGCCCTGACCCCTTACAGCCTCCGCAGCGACGCGCTCGCCATCGCCCCCGAGGACGAGGTGGCCTTCGGCTCCCCGGTCGGCGGCGGCTGAGCCATGATCCGCATCACCCAGGATCCGATCGACGCGGCCGAACTGCTGCGCGGCTTCTGCCAGGACCGTCTCGACACTGGGGCGGTGGTCTCCTTCACCGGCCTGACCCGGGGCCGCACGGGCGA is a window encoding:
- the moaA gene encoding GTP 3',8-cyclase MoaA, producing the protein MTVLYQSDKAMPLGLGAQPPLVDPFGRMIDYVRISVTDRCDLRCLYCMAETPVFLPKADLLSLEELERMCGAFIDLGCRRIRLTGGEPLVRKGMMDLVAALSRRLRAGDLEEITLTTNGTQLARHAETLAGYGVRRINVSLDTLDPDKFRRITRGGDLRVVMDGLDAARQAGLKLKINTVALKGDNADELPDLIRWAHGLGMDLTLIETMPLGEIGADRTDQYLSLATVREALGRFWTLTPSTRRTSGPARYMKVEETGGTLGFITPMSHQFCEACNRVRVTCTGQLFLCLGQDDQADLRQVLRDHAGDDAPVRAAIRAAIAHKPKGHDFRIDRPGAAPAVMRTMSMTGG
- a CDS encoding MoaD/ThiS family protein, translated to MAVVKLFGTIGDIAGWSEARLDGATLGDIKAAAARDNARLAERLDHPSTLVILNTALTPYSLRSDALAIAPEDEVAFGSPVGGG